A genomic region of Micromonospora sp. NBRC 110009 contains the following coding sequences:
- a CDS encoding DUF779 domain-containing protein, with protein MGDPVTLTPAAADLIRSLRAAHGPIMFHQSGGCCDGSAPMCYPAGEFRTGGSDIRLASLSVDGVPEPVEFWMSAAQWELWKHTRLTVDVVPGRGSGFSLEAPEGVRFLIRSRLA; from the coding sequence ATGGGCGACCCGGTGACGCTGACGCCCGCGGCGGCCGACCTGATCCGGTCGCTGCGGGCGGCGCACGGCCCGATCATGTTCCACCAGTCCGGCGGCTGCTGCGACGGCAGCGCCCCGATGTGCTACCCGGCCGGCGAGTTCCGCACCGGCGGCTCCGACATCCGGCTGGCCTCGCTCTCGGTGGACGGCGTCCCCGAGCCCGTCGAGTTCTGGATGTCCGCCGCCCAGTGGGAGCTGTGGAAGCACACCAGGCTCACGGTCGACGTGGTGCCGGGTCGAGGCAGCGGCTTCTCCCTGGAAGCCCCCGAGGGCGTCCGCTTCCTCATCCGCTCCCGACTCGCCTGA
- a CDS encoding ABC transporter permease, giving the protein MRRWIADRWVMGVALLVLGYLSLPILVVAGLSFNRPSSRLSYDFNEFTLDNWTQPCATADMCDAVVRSMEIGLIATVVSTILGTLMAFALVRHGFRGRSGINGLIFLPMATPELVMGTSLLALFVSAGVPQGFWTIVIAHVMFCVSFVVVTVKARLAGMDRRLEEAAMDLYASEWQTFRRITLPLVLPGIVAAALLAFSLSFDDFIITNFNAGTTVTFPMYVWGAAQRGIPPQVNVIGTAMFVIALVLVGASTLRGRRARRAALVAPAAAVGAPTSAS; this is encoded by the coding sequence ATGCGGCGCTGGATCGCCGATCGGTGGGTGATGGGCGTGGCCCTGCTCGTCCTCGGCTACCTCTCCCTGCCCATCCTGGTGGTCGCCGGGCTCTCCTTCAACCGGCCGTCCAGCCGGCTGTCGTACGACTTCAACGAGTTCACGCTGGACAACTGGACCCAGCCGTGCGCCACCGCGGACATGTGCGACGCGGTGGTGCGGAGCATGGAGATCGGCCTGATCGCCACCGTGGTCTCCACCATCCTCGGCACGCTGATGGCGTTCGCCCTGGTCCGGCACGGCTTCCGCGGCCGGTCCGGGATCAACGGCCTGATCTTCCTGCCGATGGCCACCCCCGAGCTGGTGATGGGCACCTCGCTGCTCGCCCTCTTCGTCTCCGCCGGGGTGCCGCAGGGCTTCTGGACCATCGTGATCGCGCACGTGATGTTCTGCGTGTCGTTCGTGGTGGTCACCGTGAAGGCCCGGCTCGCCGGCATGGACCGGCGGCTGGAGGAGGCCGCCATGGACCTGTACGCCAGCGAGTGGCAGACCTTCCGGCGGATCACCCTGCCCCTGGTGCTGCCCGGCATCGTGGCCGCCGCGCTGCTGGCCTTCTCGCTCAGCTTCGACGACTTCATCATCACGAACTTCAACGCCGGCACCACCGTCACCTTCCCGATGTACGTCTGGGGCGCCGCCCAGCGGGGCATCCCGCCGCAGGTCAACGTCATCGGCACGGCGATGTTCGTGATCGCGCTGGTGCTGGTTGGCGCCAGCACGCTGCGCGGCCGGCGGGCGCGCCGGGCGGCGCTGGTGGCGCCCGCCGCGGCCGTCGGGGCGCCGACGAGCGCGTCATGA
- the adh gene encoding aldehyde dehydrogenase, which translates to MARYDAPTHWQSRYDHFIGGEYVKPHGGRYFENPTPVTGQTFCEVARGTAEDVEKALDAAHGAADAWGRTSVAERSLILNKIADRMQENLESLAIAETWENGKPVRETLAADIPLAIDHFRYFAGAIRAQEGSLGEIDDDTVAYHFHEPLGVVGQIIPWNFPLLMATWKLAPALAAGNAVVLKPAEQTPASIHYLLSLIADLLPPGVVNVVNGFGVEAGKPLASSSRVAKVAFTGETTTGRLIMQYASENIKPVTLELGGKSPNIFFDDVSAARDDFFDKALEGFTMFALNQGEVCTCPSRALIQQGHYSDFLAAAVERTRQVRQGHPLDTETMIGAQASNDQLEKILSYLDIGQQEGAKVLTGGSRADLGGDLSGGYYVEPTIFEGDNSMRVFQEEIFGPVVSVTSFADLDDAVKIANDTLYGLGAGVWTRDINTAYRAGRSIQAGRVWTNCYHAYPAHAAFGGYKQSGIGRENHKMMLEHYQQTKNLLVSYSPKKLGFF; encoded by the coding sequence ATGGCGCGCTACGACGCCCCCACCCACTGGCAGTCCCGGTACGACCACTTCATCGGCGGCGAGTACGTGAAGCCGCACGGCGGCCGGTACTTCGAGAACCCCACCCCGGTCACCGGGCAGACCTTCTGCGAGGTGGCCCGGGGCACCGCCGAGGACGTCGAGAAGGCCCTCGACGCGGCGCACGGCGCCGCCGACGCGTGGGGCCGCACCTCGGTCGCCGAGCGGTCACTCATCCTCAACAAGATCGCCGACCGGATGCAGGAGAACCTGGAATCCCTCGCCATCGCCGAGACCTGGGAGAACGGCAAGCCGGTACGGGAGACCCTGGCCGCCGACATTCCCCTGGCGATCGACCACTTCCGCTACTTCGCCGGGGCGATCCGGGCCCAGGAGGGTTCGCTCGGCGAGATCGACGACGACACGGTGGCGTACCACTTCCACGAGCCGCTCGGGGTGGTCGGGCAGATCATCCCGTGGAACTTCCCGCTGCTCATGGCCACCTGGAAGCTCGCCCCGGCGCTCGCCGCCGGCAACGCGGTGGTGCTCAAGCCCGCCGAGCAGACCCCGGCGTCCATCCACTACCTGCTCTCGCTCATCGCCGACCTGCTGCCGCCGGGCGTGGTCAACGTGGTCAACGGCTTCGGTGTCGAGGCGGGCAAGCCCCTCGCGTCCTCGTCCCGGGTGGCGAAGGTGGCGTTCACCGGCGAGACCACCACCGGGCGGCTGATCATGCAGTACGCCAGCGAGAACATCAAGCCGGTCACGCTGGAACTGGGCGGCAAGAGCCCGAACATCTTCTTCGACGACGTCAGCGCCGCCCGCGACGACTTCTTCGACAAGGCGCTCGAAGGCTTCACCATGTTCGCCCTCAACCAGGGCGAGGTCTGCACCTGCCCGTCGCGGGCGCTGATCCAGCAGGGCCACTACTCCGACTTCCTCGCCGCCGCCGTGGAGCGGACCCGTCAGGTGCGGCAGGGGCACCCGCTGGACACCGAGACGATGATCGGCGCGCAGGCGTCGAACGACCAGCTGGAGAAGATCCTGTCCTACCTGGACATCGGTCAGCAGGAGGGCGCCAAGGTGCTCACCGGCGGTTCGCGGGCGGACCTCGGTGGGGACCTGTCCGGTGGCTACTACGTCGAACCCACGATCTTCGAGGGCGACAACTCGATGCGGGTCTTCCAGGAGGAGATCTTCGGCCCGGTGGTCTCGGTGACCTCCTTCGCCGACCTGGACGACGCCGTGAAGATCGCCAACGACACCCTGTACGGCCTCGGCGCGGGCGTCTGGACCCGGGACATCAACACCGCGTACCGGGCCGGGCGGTCCATCCAGGCGGGCCGGGTCTGGACCAACTGCTACCACGCGTACCCGGCGCACGCCGCGTTCGGCGGCTACAAGCAGTCCGGCATCGGCCGGGAGAACCACAAGATGATGCTGGAGCACTACCAGCAGACCAAGAACCTGCTGGTCAGCTACTCCCCGAAGAAGCTCGGCTTCTTCTGA
- a CDS encoding HEAT repeat domain-containing protein, producing MTTFVRSREPYRYDLDGDGYACAELRRRVRRVLNRLDEIDWTQLTHAYGTAEDIPDLLRALASDDDDEVGEAFDEIIGSIFHQGDVYPATVPAVPFLVELASTAQHRRGWFLATVGMLADPHHAWGEEAEEVCEAVRAQADRFPPLLDDPDPEIRAAAAYTVAQCGDRLPVTLLRDRWATEDDPTVRAALALALGLRDTGGAAGLLAAALHEEEHPVRVAAAVAIKRAGLPWPAGAAEALAAAFDQAVELDYAWQRQGGALDELVSEADERFVRELLGRLLTAAPQACMAAAYAIGDRCRQLRSAPALLLPLLGQALHDPDESVRAEAVRALRTAGPAAAAHADELARVAAGWPAVVEATGFTPQQRAVETLAMLADPRWVDVICAVWAGGHEVRLPVDQPPFDEAVLAAARRHLAGANHPTLVTGLATLLERWGPAASAAVPELVAALPVAPARVAAALAAIGAAPEPAVPELRMAAARGDVRAGVTLWRVTGEVEPVVTAVARQLDAGPNGDDWRLRQAFDAVPALGALLPRLRSYLTGIALETEAERYAQLLAARVVGGLTGDRDAVPPTVQAVLGTGWWAASAAADLVARFPEPQYEPALWKLLGERVGPVAPVRALWRIGVSPDDLAPLLVRLIEEGRTRDVLPLLVEMEARSVLPALRDFAERDARVVTGGVYVDTAWEDERLRRDLRAAVAVLDR from the coding sequence GTGACGACCTTCGTCAGATCGCGTGAGCCGTACCGGTACGACCTGGACGGCGACGGGTACGCCTGCGCCGAGCTGCGGCGTAGAGTGCGCCGGGTGTTGAACCGGCTGGACGAGATCGACTGGACGCAGCTCACCCACGCCTACGGGACGGCGGAGGATATCCCTGACCTGCTGCGGGCGCTCGCCTCCGACGACGACGACGAGGTCGGCGAGGCCTTTGACGAGATCATCGGCAGCATCTTCCACCAGGGCGACGTCTACCCCGCGACGGTGCCGGCCGTCCCGTTCCTCGTCGAGTTGGCGTCGACCGCGCAGCACCGGCGGGGCTGGTTCCTCGCCACTGTCGGGATGCTGGCCGACCCGCACCACGCGTGGGGCGAGGAGGCGGAGGAGGTCTGCGAGGCGGTACGCGCGCAGGCGGACCGCTTCCCGCCGCTGCTCGACGATCCCGATCCAGAGATCCGGGCGGCCGCGGCGTACACGGTGGCGCAGTGCGGCGACCGGCTCCCGGTGACCCTGCTGCGGGACCGGTGGGCCACCGAGGACGATCCCACCGTCCGGGCCGCGCTCGCGCTGGCGCTCGGGCTGCGGGACACGGGCGGGGCCGCTGGTCTGTTGGCCGCCGCGCTGCACGAGGAGGAACATCCGGTACGCGTCGCCGCCGCCGTTGCGATCAAGCGGGCCGGGCTGCCCTGGCCGGCGGGTGCGGCGGAGGCGCTGGCCGCCGCGTTCGACCAGGCGGTGGAGTTGGACTACGCCTGGCAGCGCCAGGGTGGGGCGCTGGACGAATTGGTGAGCGAGGCCGACGAGCGGTTCGTGCGGGAACTGCTCGGCCGCCTGCTGACCGCCGCGCCGCAGGCCTGCATGGCCGCGGCGTACGCGATCGGTGACCGGTGCCGGCAGCTGCGTTCCGCCCCGGCCCTGCTGCTGCCCCTGCTCGGGCAGGCGCTGCACGACCCGGACGAGAGCGTCCGGGCCGAGGCGGTCCGAGCGCTGCGCACCGCCGGTCCGGCCGCGGCTGCCCACGCCGACGAGCTGGCACGCGTCGCCGCCGGTTGGCCGGCGGTGGTGGAAGCCACCGGCTTTACACCGCAGCAGCGGGCGGTGGAGACCCTCGCCATGCTGGCCGACCCGCGCTGGGTCGACGTGATCTGCGCGGTCTGGGCCGGCGGGCACGAGGTGCGACTGCCGGTTGACCAGCCACCCTTTGACGAAGCCGTGCTCGCCGCGGCCCGGCGTCACCTGGCCGGCGCAAACCACCCGACGTTGGTCACCGGGCTGGCCACCCTGCTCGAACGGTGGGGGCCGGCCGCCTCCGCCGCCGTACCGGAGCTGGTGGCCGCCCTGCCGGTCGCCCCGGCGCGGGTGGCGGCCGCGCTCGCCGCGATCGGGGCGGCGCCCGAGCCGGCGGTGCCGGAGCTGCGGATGGCGGCCGCCCGGGGCGACGTCCGTGCCGGGGTGACGCTGTGGCGGGTCACGGGTGAGGTCGAGCCGGTGGTGACCGCTGTCGCCCGGCAGCTCGACGCGGGACCGAACGGCGACGACTGGCGGCTCCGGCAGGCTTTCGACGCGGTCCCGGCGCTCGGCGCGCTGCTGCCGAGGCTGCGGTCGTACCTGACCGGGATTGCGCTGGAGACGGAGGCGGAGCGGTACGCGCAGCTGCTGGCCGCCCGGGTGGTGGGCGGGTTGACCGGCGACCGTGACGCGGTGCCGCCCACCGTCCAGGCGGTGCTCGGCACCGGCTGGTGGGCCGCGTCCGCCGCCGCCGACCTGGTGGCCCGGTTCCCCGAGCCGCAGTACGAACCGGCCCTGTGGAAGCTGCTCGGCGAGCGGGTGGGCCCGGTGGCGCCGGTACGGGCGCTCTGGCGGATCGGCGTGTCCCCGGACGACCTTGCGCCGCTCCTGGTCCGCCTCATCGAGGAGGGGCGGACGCGCGACGTGCTCCCGCTGCTGGTGGAGATGGAAGCCCGGAGTGTGCTGCCGGCGCTGCGGGACTTCGCCGAGCGGGACGCCCGGGTGGTCACCGGCGGGGTCTACGTGGACACCGCCTGGGAGGACGAGCGGCTCCGGCGCGACCTGCGCGCGGCGGTGGCCGTCCTCGACCGGTAA
- a CDS encoding ABC transporter permease: MTALAHVPTSTGEPATPPAPRRGRFKLLPYLLLLPGAAWLLVFFALPLLQLAAASLYDPAGSLSTGYAMTWAFGNYPDALQAYWPHFVRSFAYSAIALVLALLMGYPLAYAIAQKAGRWKNLLLVAVVAPQFTSFLVRTLAWKTILSDNGWLVGLLRDVHLLGPDGRLLATPFAVVLGLTYNFLPFLVLPLYASLERLDYRLLEAASDLYASPLRAFRKVTLPLSMPGLIAGTLLFFIPATGDYINAELLGTPNEYMIGNVIDSAFLVRLDYPQGAALSFLLMAAILAIVFVYLRKAGTEEVL; the protein is encoded by the coding sequence ATGACCGCGCTGGCCCACGTACCGACCTCGACGGGGGAGCCGGCCACGCCGCCGGCACCCCGGCGGGGGCGGTTCAAGCTGCTGCCGTACCTGTTGCTGCTGCCGGGCGCGGCCTGGCTGCTGGTCTTCTTCGCCCTGCCACTGCTCCAGCTCGCCGCCGCCAGCCTCTACGACCCGGCCGGATCCCTCTCCACCGGGTACGCGATGACCTGGGCGTTCGGCAACTACCCGGACGCGTTGCAGGCGTACTGGCCGCACTTCGTCCGGTCGTTCGCCTACTCGGCGATCGCGCTGGTGCTGGCCCTGCTGATGGGCTACCCGCTGGCGTACGCGATCGCGCAGAAGGCCGGCCGGTGGAAGAACCTGCTGCTGGTCGCCGTGGTCGCGCCGCAGTTCACCAGCTTCCTGGTGCGCACGCTGGCCTGGAAGACCATCCTGTCGGACAACGGCTGGCTGGTCGGGCTGCTGCGCGACGTGCACCTGCTCGGGCCGGACGGCCGGCTGCTGGCCACCCCGTTCGCGGTGGTGCTCGGCCTGACGTACAACTTCCTCCCGTTCCTGGTGCTGCCGCTGTACGCGAGCCTGGAGCGGCTCGACTACCGGCTGCTGGAGGCGGCGAGCGACCTGTACGCCAGCCCGCTGCGGGCCTTCCGGAAGGTCACCCTGCCGCTGTCCATGCCCGGCCTGATCGCCGGCACGCTGCTCTTCTTCATCCCGGCCACCGGTGACTACATCAACGCCGAGCTGCTCGGCACCCCGAACGAATACATGATCGGCAACGTCATCGACTCGGCGTTCCTGGTCCGGTTGGACTACCCGCAGGGCGCCGCCCTGTCGTTCCTGCTGATGGCGGCGATCCTCGCGATCGTCTTCGTCTACCTGCGCAAGGCCGGCACGGAGGAGGTGTTGTGA
- a CDS encoding NAD(P)/FAD-dependent oxidoreductase encodes MNLPHTGRALADAAPVPYWLDRPERPDPLPPLTGPHDADLLVVGGGYAGLWTALLAKEADPDRDVLLVEAGTCGWAASGRNGGFCAASLTHGLANGVDRFPGEIAELERLGRENLDAIAVTLDKHGIDCDFERTGELAVAVEPYQLAGLAEDAELARRYGHDVRLLDRDEVRAEVASPTYLGGMWDRDRVAMLDPAKLAWGLRRAALDLGVRLHEQTRVTGLRHDGGALRAATAGGPDGAPGAVRARQVVLATNAFPPLLRRLRAWLVPVYDYALMTEPLSAAQREAVGWVNRQGLADVGNQFHYYRITADGRILFGGYDAIYHYGNRIAPELEQREATFTALAEHFFTTFPQLEGLAFSHRWGGVIDTCTRFCAFFGTAYEGRLAYAGGFTGLGVGATRFGARVMLDLLGDEETPLTRLDLVRSKPLPFPPEPFRAAGINLTRWSLARADAREGRRNLWLRTLDHLGLGFDS; translated from the coding sequence ATGAACCTCCCGCATACCGGCCGGGCGCTGGCTGACGCCGCGCCCGTGCCGTACTGGCTGGACCGACCGGAACGCCCCGACCCGCTGCCGCCGCTGACCGGCCCGCACGACGCCGACCTGCTGGTGGTCGGCGGCGGGTACGCCGGCCTCTGGACCGCGCTGCTCGCCAAGGAGGCCGACCCGGACCGCGACGTGCTCCTGGTCGAGGCGGGCACCTGCGGCTGGGCGGCGTCCGGGCGCAACGGCGGGTTCTGCGCCGCCTCGCTCACCCACGGCCTGGCCAACGGCGTCGACCGGTTCCCGGGCGAGATCGCCGAGCTGGAACGGCTCGGCCGGGAGAACCTGGACGCCATCGCGGTCACCCTCGACAAGCACGGCATCGACTGCGACTTCGAGCGCACCGGCGAGCTGGCGGTGGCCGTCGAGCCGTACCAGCTCGCCGGGCTCGCCGAGGACGCCGAGTTGGCCCGCCGGTACGGCCACGACGTCCGACTGCTCGACCGCGACGAGGTACGCGCCGAGGTGGCTTCCCCGACGTATCTGGGCGGGATGTGGGACCGGGACCGGGTGGCCATGCTGGACCCGGCGAAGCTCGCCTGGGGGCTCCGCCGTGCCGCCCTCGACCTGGGCGTACGCCTGCACGAGCAGACCCGGGTCACCGGCCTGCGCCACGACGGCGGCGCGCTGCGCGCGGCCACGGCCGGCGGCCCGGACGGGGCACCCGGTGCCGTCCGGGCCCGGCAGGTCGTGCTCGCCACCAACGCGTTCCCGCCGCTGCTGCGCCGGCTGCGCGCCTGGCTGGTGCCGGTCTACGACTACGCGCTGATGACCGAGCCGCTGTCGGCGGCGCAACGCGAGGCGGTCGGCTGGGTGAACCGGCAGGGGCTGGCCGACGTCGGCAACCAGTTCCACTACTACCGGATCACCGCCGACGGTCGGATCCTCTTCGGCGGCTACGACGCGATCTACCACTACGGCAACCGGATCGCCCCGGAGCTGGAGCAGCGAGAGGCCACCTTCACCGCCCTGGCCGAACACTTCTTCACCACCTTCCCGCAACTGGAAGGGCTGGCGTTCAGCCACCGCTGGGGCGGGGTGATCGACACCTGCACCCGGTTCTGCGCGTTCTTCGGCACCGCCTACGAGGGGCGGCTCGCGTACGCGGGCGGGTTCACCGGGCTCGGCGTCGGAGCCACCCGGTTCGGCGCCCGGGTGATGCTCGACCTGCTCGGCGACGAGGAGACTCCGCTGACCCGGCTCGACCTGGTCCGGAGCAAGCCGCTGCCGTTCCCGCCGGAGCCCTTCCGGGCCGCCGGCATCAACCTCACCCGCTGGTCGCTCGCCCGCGCCGACGCGCGGGAGGGGCGCCGCAACCTCTGGCTCCGTACTCTCGATCATCTTGGACTGGGGTTCGACTCCTGA
- the speB gene encoding agmatinase: MTRYGPMFGPDITFLGVPPCTLEEPVTYADADVVIVGAPFDGGTSHRPGTRFGPSAIRQACYLPHDGSRPSLALRVDGLQDLRVYDAGDVEMFSGDIERSLSSLETAVHAVARAGAIPIVLGGDHSIALPDATGVARQHGFGRVSLVHFDAHADTGDIEFGSLHGHGQPMRRLIESGAVRGDRFLQIGLRGYWPGPETLSWMADQRMRSYEMTEVVARGLDECLTEAFGIATDECEGVFLSVDVDVVDPGMAPGTGTPEPGGLTSRQLLDAVRRCCYELPIVGVDVVEVAPPYDHADITAYLGNRVVLEALSAIARRRRDAAGGPPWNPRQPLLDAR, encoded by the coding sequence GTGACCCGCTACGGTCCCATGTTCGGACCCGACATCACCTTCCTCGGGGTGCCACCGTGCACCCTGGAGGAGCCGGTCACCTACGCCGACGCGGACGTGGTGATCGTCGGGGCGCCCTTCGACGGCGGCACCTCGCACCGGCCCGGCACCCGGTTCGGCCCGTCCGCCATCCGCCAGGCCTGCTACCTGCCGCACGACGGCTCCCGCCCATCCCTCGCGCTGCGGGTGGACGGGTTGCAGGACCTGCGCGTCTACGATGCCGGTGACGTGGAGATGTTCTCCGGCGACATCGAGCGGTCGCTGTCGTCGCTGGAGACAGCGGTCCACGCGGTCGCCCGCGCCGGCGCCATCCCGATCGTGCTGGGCGGGGACCATTCGATCGCCCTGCCCGACGCCACCGGGGTGGCTCGGCAGCACGGGTTCGGCCGGGTGTCGCTGGTGCACTTCGACGCGCACGCCGACACCGGGGACATCGAGTTCGGCTCGCTGCACGGGCACGGCCAGCCGATGCGCCGGCTCATCGAGTCCGGCGCGGTCCGCGGCGACCGCTTCCTGCAGATCGGCCTGCGCGGCTACTGGCCCGGCCCGGAGACCCTGTCCTGGATGGCCGACCAGCGGATGCGCTCGTACGAGATGACCGAGGTGGTGGCCCGAGGGCTGGACGAGTGCCTCACGGAGGCGTTCGGGATCGCGACCGACGAGTGCGAGGGGGTCTTCCTCTCCGTCGACGTGGACGTGGTCGACCCCGGCATGGCCCCCGGCACCGGCACCCCGGAACCCGGCGGGCTGACCTCGCGGCAGCTCCTCGACGCCGTCCGCCGCTGCTGCTACGAGCTGCCGATCGTCGGGGTGGACGTGGTCGAGGTCGCCCCGCCGTACGACCACGCCGACATCACCGCCTACCTGGGCAACCGCGTGGTCCTGGAGGCGTTGTCGGCGATCGCCCGCCGCCGCCGCGACGCCGCCGGCGGCCCCCCCTGGAACCCCCGCCAACCCCTCCTCGACGCCCGCTGA
- a CDS encoding type II toxin-antitoxin system RelE/ParE family toxin encodes MGAGGGRWSVRVTGEVRQWLRELRRSDPASYESVRVAVDKLAEVGPGLGRPLVDTLRGSSIRNLKELRPRSGREVAIRVLFVFDPWSQAVLLVAGNKARDWAGWYQRNIPVAEVAYKAWLDTERERRGES; translated from the coding sequence ATGGGTGCTGGCGGGGGACGTTGGTCGGTCCGGGTCACCGGTGAGGTTCGCCAGTGGCTACGCGAGCTGCGGCGATCCGACCCCGCCTCGTACGAGAGCGTGCGGGTCGCCGTGGACAAGTTGGCGGAGGTTGGGCCGGGACTGGGGCGGCCACTCGTGGACACACTGCGCGGGAGCAGCATTCGTAACCTGAAGGAGCTTCGGCCTCGGTCCGGCCGGGAGGTCGCGATCCGCGTGCTGTTTGTCTTTGACCCCTGGTCGCAGGCCGTGCTCCTCGTCGCAGGCAACAAGGCGCGGGACTGGGCCGGGTGGTATCAGCGGAACATCCCGGTGGCGGAGGTTGCGTACAAGGCTTGGCTCGACACTGAGCGCGAGCGAAGGGGGGAGTCGTGA
- a CDS encoding saccharopine dehydrogenase family protein gives MRILLVGAGGVGSAAVSIAARRSFFETMVVADYDLDRASLAVAGHGDRFVAARVDASSAEAVAALCREHRITHVLNAVDPRFVMPIFEGAFAAGADYLDMAMSLSRPHPTAPHAETGVKLGDEQFAVAEQWSDAGRLALCGIGIEPGLSDVFARYAADELFAEIDEIGVRDGANLTVDGYDFAPSFSIWTTIEECLNPPVIWAADRGWYTTPPFSEPEVFEFPEGIGPVECVNVEHEEVLLIPRWVKAKRVTFKYGLGDEFIEVLKTLHKLGLDSTKPVRVGGASVSPRDVVAACLPDPATLGDRMRGKTCAGTYVTGTGPDGRHRKVYLYHVVDNEWSMKEYGHQAVVWQTAINPVVALELLATGAWSGTGVLGPEALPPVPFLDLLTSYGSPWGMEER, from the coding sequence ATGCGTATCCTCCTCGTCGGCGCCGGTGGCGTCGGCTCCGCCGCCGTATCCATCGCCGCCCGCCGTTCCTTCTTCGAGACCATGGTGGTCGCCGACTACGATCTCGACCGCGCGTCGCTGGCGGTGGCCGGCCACGGCGACCGGTTCGTCGCCGCCCGGGTCGACGCCTCCTCCGCCGAGGCGGTCGCCGCGCTCTGTAGGGAACACCGGATCACCCATGTGCTCAACGCGGTCGACCCGCGCTTCGTCATGCCGATCTTCGAGGGCGCGTTCGCCGCCGGGGCCGACTACCTGGACATGGCGATGTCGCTGTCCCGGCCGCACCCGACCGCGCCCCACGCGGAGACCGGCGTGAAGCTCGGCGACGAGCAGTTCGCCGTGGCCGAGCAGTGGTCCGACGCCGGCCGGCTGGCGCTCTGCGGCATCGGCATCGAGCCCGGCCTCTCCGACGTGTTCGCCCGCTACGCCGCCGACGAGCTCTTCGCCGAGATCGACGAGATCGGGGTACGCGACGGGGCGAACCTCACCGTCGACGGCTACGACTTCGCGCCCTCGTTCTCCATCTGGACCACCATCGAGGAGTGCCTGAACCCGCCGGTGATCTGGGCGGCCGACCGGGGCTGGTACACCACCCCGCCGTTCTCGGAGCCGGAGGTCTTCGAGTTCCCCGAGGGGATCGGCCCGGTCGAGTGCGTCAACGTGGAGCACGAGGAGGTGCTGCTGATCCCGCGCTGGGTGAAGGCGAAGCGGGTCACCTTCAAGTACGGCCTCGGTGACGAGTTCATCGAGGTGCTGAAGACCCTGCACAAGCTCGGCCTCGACTCGACGAAGCCGGTTCGGGTGGGCGGCGCCTCGGTTTCTCCCCGCGATGTCGTGGCCGCCTGCCTGCCCGACCCGGCCACGCTCGGCGACCGGATGCGCGGCAAGACCTGCGCCGGCACGTACGTGACCGGCACCGGCCCGGACGGCCGGCACCGGAAGGTCTACCTCTACCACGTGGTCGACAACGAGTGGTCGATGAAGGAGTACGGCCACCAGGCGGTGGTCTGGCAGACCGCGATCAACCCCGTCGTCGCGCTGGAACTGCTCGCCACCGGCGCCTGGTCCGGCACCGGCGTGCTCGGCCCCGAGGCGCTGCCCCCGGTACCCTTCCTCGACCTGCTGACCAGCTACGGCTCGCCGTGGGGGATGGAGGAGCGGTGA
- a CDS encoding helix-turn-helix domain-containing protein — MTEFYDWDEVRAELGGDDAAYEEERTRTEAWVSAFHLAEERKRLGLTQRQVADLMGVTPGRVSQIENGDLDVNEVATLSRYANALGARLRIIFDYGDDLRQIA, encoded by the coding sequence GTGACGGAGTTCTACGACTGGGATGAGGTGCGCGCCGAGCTCGGCGGTGACGACGCGGCGTACGAGGAGGAGCGGACTCGCACCGAGGCGTGGGTGAGTGCCTTCCACCTCGCCGAGGAGCGCAAGCGGCTGGGGCTCACCCAGCGGCAGGTCGCCGACCTCATGGGTGTCACGCCGGGTCGGGTGAGCCAGATCGAGAACGGCGACCTCGACGTGAACGAGGTGGCCACCTTGAGCCGGTACGCGAACGCTCTCGGGGCCAGGCTGCGGATCATCTTCGACTACGGTGACGACCTTCGTCAGATCGCGTGA